Genomic DNA from Chelonia mydas isolate rCheMyd1 chromosome 6, rCheMyd1.pri.v2, whole genome shotgun sequence:
GCGAGTCGTACTTGGGGCTGCGGATGTCACTGGCCGGCAGGTCCCGGTAGAAGGAGGAGGGGTCGGCGGCAGGCGCCCCAGCTTCCCCCAGCCCGTACAGGTGGTTGGAGGAGCTGTTGCTGCGGGGCCGGCCTGCCtcggcctccccaccccacttcgGCTTGGTGCCCCCGGCAGGCCAGGCCGGGGCGTGGTTGGCCGGGAGGCAGTCCCAGAAATCGGCCTGGCTCAGGTGGCGCAGGTCACGACCCTGGCGCTCAGGCGGGGTGGCACAGGCCACGGCCGAGCTGGAGACGCGGGAGCGCTGGAACCAGGCCCACAAGGAGCGGGCGCGGCAGTCGCAGGCCCAGGGGTTGTTGTTGAGGCGCAGGAACTCCAGCGAGGGCAGCTCGGCCAGCGTCTCGCCCGGCAGCGTCGCCAGGCTGTTGTTGAACAGGTAGAGGATGGTGAGTTTGGCCAGGTCGCGGAAGGCCCAGCGGTGCACTGAGTGCAGCCGGTTGACGTGCAGCAGCAGCCGGtccagcccccacagcccccgGAACACGTGCTCTGACAGCACCCGGATCTTGTTCCCGTGCAGGAAGAGATGGCTCAGGTTGGCTAGGTCCATAAACAGGTCGTCCTGAGAGATCAAGGTGGGAAGGATGGAGAGCGGGGAAAAagaaggggaggaggggcggATGGAGAGCCgagtagaaaaaaagaaaaaggaggggagagaagggataGAAATGGATAGATGGAGGAATAGATGGAGAcggggtggatggatggaaggaagcACAGATGGACAGAGCGGGTagaaagaagggagagaggagtggTAGAGTTGGATGGATGGAGGAATAGATGGGGGTAGAAGGTGGATGGAAGAAGGAAAGGGTGGATGGTGGAATAGAGGGGGAGGAATGGAAGGAAGGATCCAGGGATGATAGAGGGAGGTGGAAGGAaagcaggaggagaggaagagatgcaagagggatggagagagagaggaagggaagaggggcGAGATGACAGTGAGAGGGAGGGACGGATGGCAGGCAAGTCAGATGACATGACACAAGCTTTGCCACCTAaccacccagctcccagccctgtgatctctgcagggcagggcacgCTATGCTGAAGGCAGTGCTGTCTGGCAGGGCCTCCCTCTCCTTGCCCCCCCACCCTGGTGCaagctgcaggggctgggctgctcctttCTGTGGAGGAGCCGCAACGCCCGGGGCCGGATGCACTGTGGTTTGAGAGTAGCTGGCTGGCAAGGCACCAAAgagcccctctgctcccccctgcctgcctgcaggagagtgggggaggggagctgcatcGGCCGGGCAGCCCGACTCCCAGCAAGAGGACAGGTGGGGATCTCAGCCTAAGCCCAGAGAATACAGCCCCCAGCTCAGCAGGACTGTAGCTGGTGCCCCCTAGGAGGGAAAAGGCTCCCAGGTCCCACTCATCACTTTCTGAGCCCGCCCTGGAGCTGGGTGGGaactggcgccccctagaggggaaaggccatGTCACATTCCCCACCCCTGGAGCCAGCCAGTGCCCCAGTCCGAGCTGCTGGCACGCAGGCATCTGTATGTCCATCCCTGTggccgggatccctgcccccacccacctgGAGGTAGAGCAGGTTGTTCTCCTGCAGGTACAAGTACTGGAGGCTGAAGAGGCTGCGGAAGAGGGTGCTGGGCAGGCTGCTGAGCTGGCAGCGGTAGAGGTGTAGGGACTGCAGGCGCTCCAGCCCCCGGAAGGTGTCGGGGTCCAGGCTGCGCAGGTTGCGGTTGTCCCCCAGGTCCAGCTCCTCCAGGGCGGACAGGTGGCGGAAGGTGCCGGGCTGGATGGAGGAGATGTTGTTGGAGTACAGCCAGAGCGTGATGGTGCTGGGCCCGAAGGTGCCCGCCCGCAGTGCCCCGATCAGGTTGTTCTGCAGGAAGAGGCGCTGGGCGTTGGGGGGCAGCACCAGGGGCACCGACGAGAAGTTGTTGGCTTGGCAGCTGACCGTGGGTGGGGAGAAGTAGCAGGTGCACAGCATGGGGCAGGTGGGCACCCCCGGGGGCAGGGCCGCCATCAGCGCCAGAAGGCAGAAGAGGGGGGTGACAGAGCCTGGAAAACAGAGAGGCAGGAGGTGAGAGGGGCTGTTGCACCAGTACCACCCAGTGCACTAGAGCCCCAACTCCACCCAGCCAGGGCAACCCCCACGCCCCTGCCTTGCATGTGCTCTCCTACCCAAGCATTGTgattctggtgtgtgtgtgtgtgtgttggggtgtccTTTGGGCACCTTCCAATATGGAGTCTCCATTCCCAGGGGGATGGGTGGGTATTCCCAGGCCTGGGGCCATGGTTGCTCCTGATCCAGGCGGCAAACGCGCCCGTGTGTTCTCGTGTGAACACTTCTGTGCGCGTGTCCCATGTGCAAACGCATGTGCCCAGAGCATGTGTAGGTGGGCGGCTGACGCCAGAGCGAGTGACACAAGCTGCTGCCATTCCTGTTCAcaccacctccgcctcctcctctccccttccccactcaggACCCACACGTGTTCCTCTCTCCACAAAGCAGCTCCAGCCACACacccactctgtgtgtgtgtgtgggggggggcttaCTCAGGGGGAGATCCCCACACTCAGACCCCCCAGGCTCAGTCAGGTATAGGACAGTCATAGAGCTCCCCAAGGACGATCCCAATCAcatcatgctctgggtgtccctagcctctgactgccagaagctgggactgaacagcaagggatggatcactcaataattgccctgttctgttcatgccctctgaagcacctggcattggcccatgtcggcagacaggatactgggctagatggtccattggtctgacccagtgtggtagTTCCTAGGAGCATTCCTTGCCAACTCCACTCCCTGTCTCTCACTGAAGGGTGTCGATAAAGTTCCCCCAGGCCCTGTATGGGGCacttcctgtctctctctgggaATCTCAGGAGCCGAATTCTGATCCCTTAATCCTTCTCAGAGGATTAAGCAGTGTCCCCTTAGGACTGGTCCAGCAGTGCCTCCTTAGCACTCCTCTGGGGATGGGCAGGAGTCCAGCAATGCCCAGTGCCTGGGGGGGGGCTGTTCTGGGCCCCCACCCCTGGTCGAGCAGCTGTAACCCAAGAAGCCTCATCCATAATTCAGGCCTGTGGCTCTCTCTAAGTGCAGgttgaggaagggggaggggggctggaagaTTCTCAGCCTACCCACCCTCCCACTTCTGTATGGCCATCAGCATTGTCTGTgccatcagggcagctctgcctgtgcccctggGCTCATCTCCCACAAGGCCTGTCCTATTCTCTCTCCTTGCCCCAACCCTTCCCCCTCAGATCCCCCTCTCCCAAGGCCCTGTACCTGCCCTAGCTGGGCTGCCGCTCCATTCACTCCCTGCTACCAGCCAGTGGGCAGGGGTCCCTTACCAGAGTCTGACTCCGCTCCCCAAAGAGAGGCTGGGATGGCACCCCTCACCCAGTCTGCATTTCACCAGCCTTCCTGCCTCATCAGCAcctggccccagggtgggggggttggCACAGCTGCCACCTCTCCCCTCCTGCTTACCTTGTGGGCCCCATGCCAGCACCCCAGAACCCTGCCCAGGCATATTCCCCATGCCCTCCCCCAGGACTGTGGCAGTCCCTCCCTTTCTAGATCTCCAGCCACTTTCTTGGCTCTTTGCAGTGACCCAGGCACCGGCTGTAGGTAGCTCCCTTGTGGCTGTCtgatccccctcttcctcctgccgA
This window encodes:
- the RTN4RL2 gene encoding reticulon-4 receptor-like 2 — translated: MLPRPVRLLHGSVTPLFCLLALMAALPPGVPTCPMLCTCYFSPPTVSCQANNFSSVPLVLPPNAQRLFLQNNLIGALRAGTFGPSTITLWLYSNNISSIQPGTFRHLSALEELDLGDNRNLRSLDPDTFRGLERLQSLHLYRCQLSSLPSTLFRSLFSLQYLYLQENNLLYLQDDLFMDLANLSHLFLHGNKIRVLSEHVFRGLWGLDRLLLHVNRLHSVHRWAFRDLAKLTILYLFNNSLATLPGETLAELPSLEFLRLNNNPWACDCRARSLWAWFQRSRVSSSAVACATPPERQGRDLRHLSQADFWDCLPANHAPAWPAGGTKPKWGGEAEAGRPRSNSSSNHLYGLGEAGAPAADPSSFYRDLPASDIRSPKYDSPTEVDYWAGYGSEEGRLKEGCAGPGCSPLDSGACQPGTLPAALPLLLLLLLGPPGL